A window from Theobroma cacao cultivar B97-61/B2 chromosome 3, Criollo_cocoa_genome_V2, whole genome shotgun sequence encodes these proteins:
- the LOC18604304 gene encoding uncharacterized GPI-anchored protein At4g28100, giving the protein MSLNSATFFPLFFYLFFTILLPASFSISNPDPANSQPLPITASPPATIPAFPEQSNVVGCPLDLPEELFHGIKSACGTKNENGITGQLHRSRCCPVLATWLYAAYSATALGGAGRVVPAVAGRTPSYDMPLLPDDSETCVDDLGKALRQKGIELAKPNETCDVVYCYCGIRLHPLSCPEAFSVDQNGNLVGDENVERLEKNCLSSSSNVNGFPGLGGCNKCLKSLHLLNKKNTLNSSKSEDRTTKMRNKDCQLMGLTWLLAKNRTAYIRTVSAVLRAIMMSKAGSDPSSCTLNSDGMPLAVDSSEIYDQSSSVTLYLSQHLSLLALCLLLIHLIVLSIIQV; this is encoded by the exons ATGTCCCTAAACTCCGCCACATtcttccctttgttcttctacCTCTTTTTCACCATTCTTTTACCTGCTTCCTTTAGTATATCCAATCCAGACCCAGCAAATAGCCAACCACTTCCTATAACAGCATCGCCACCAGCTACAATCCCTGCATTTCCAGAGCAATCAAATGTTGTTGGTTGTCCACTAGACCTACCAGAAGAACTCTTTCACGGTATAAAAAGTGCTTGTGgcacaaaaaatgaaaatgggaTCACAGGGCAGCTCCACCGCAGCCGATGCTGCCCAGTACTTGCAACCTGGCTTTATGCCGCCTACTCTGCCACTGCCCTTGGTGGGGCTGGCAGAGTAGTACCCGCAGTGGCGGGTCGTACCCCATCGTATGACATGCCACTGCTGCCAGATGACTCGGAAACATGTGTTGATGATTTAGGAAAAGCTTTGAGGCAGAAAGGGATAGAGTTGGCTAAACCAAATGAGACATGTGATGTGGTGTATTGCTACTGTGGCATAAGGCTACACCCATTGAGCTGCCCTGAGGCATTCTCAGTGGATCAAAACGGGAACCTTGTTGGGGATGAGAATGTGGAGagattggaaaagaattgcTTGAGTAGCAGCAGCAATGTTAATGGATTTCCTGGTCTTGGTGGATGCAACAAGTGCTTGAAAAGCCTTCATTTG CTTAACAAGAAGAATACTTtgaattcaagcaagtcagAGGACAGGACCACCAAAATGCGCAACAAAGATTGCCAGCTGATGGGTCTCACATGGCTTCTCGCAAAGAATCGAACCGCCTACATTCGAACAGTCTCTGCAGTTTTACGGGCGATCATGATGAGCAAAGCTGGTTCCGATCCTTCATCTTGCACTCTAAACAGCGACGGGATGCCCCTAGCAGTTGATTCTTCCGAAATATATGATCAGTCCTCATCAGTTACCCTCTATCTATCCCAGCATCTTTCACTTTTAGCTCTTTGCTTGTTGCTTATCCACCTGATTGTATTATCGATCATTCAAGTTTAG